A stretch of Oncorhynchus mykiss isolate Arlee chromosome 12, USDA_OmykA_1.1, whole genome shotgun sequence DNA encodes these proteins:
- the ifn3 gene encoding type I interferon 3 precursor, with the protein MAVLKWLSICLTLFCQGTAASKPCRWTQFRLGKLNDVSIDLLSDMGGLFPLMCAEENVEQMFPEDLYKNTEGEDVSVVALEAMRYVDQLYNNSLTSVTWNKIKLNMFQNVIYRQVQNLELCVVGGVWESSGDGGSVTLKTYFNKLNTVLKEKEHSACAWEIVRKEIRENLVQFKKFIDSRVKP; encoded by the exons ATGGCTGTATTGAAATGGTTGAGCATTTGCCTGACTCTGTTCTGCCAAGGCACAGCAGCATCAAAACCTTGCAGGTGGACGCAGTTTAGGTTGGGGAAGCTGAACGATGTGAGCATAGACCTGCTCTCAGATATG GGTGGACTCTTTCCACTTATGTGTGCAGAAGAAAACGTCGAACAAATGTTTCCAGAGGATCTTTACAAGAACACAGAG GGTGAGGACGTCTCTGTGGTTGCATTGGAGGCTATGCGATATGTGGACCAATTATATAACAACAGTCTGACGTCTGTCACGTGGAACAAAATAAAACTTAACATGTTCCAAAACGTCATATATCGTCAAGTTCAAAACTTAGAGTTATGT GTTGTGGGCGGTGTTTGGGAATCCTCTGGAGATGGAGGTTCGGTTACtctgaaaacatatttcaacaaGCTGAACACCGTCTTGAAAGAGAAG GAACACAGCGCATGCGCATGGGAGATTGTGCGAAAGGAGATTCGCGAAAACTtggtgcagttcaagaaattcaTCGACAGCAGAGTCAAGCCGTGA